The Mycobacterium haemophilum DSM 44634 sequence CAAACACCGCCGCCTGCACCGCTGCTACGTGCTCGAGTGGCACATAGATGACCCACTTATCGAGGTCGGCCACACCGGGAAGGGGCTCGAGTACCGCGTCGACAGTGAGGCCAAGGGCGTGTGCTAGCGCGTCTGACACACCCGGTGATGCCGAGTCTGCGTTGGTGTGCGCGGTAAACAATGAACACCCGGAACGGATCAAGCGGTGTACCAGCGCACCCTTCGGCGTGCTGGCCGCCACCGTGTCGACCCCGCGTAACAGCAACGGATGATGGGCCAGTAGCAGGCCGGCATCGGGAACTTCATCGATGACCGCGGGCGTGGCGTCGACCGCGATGGTCACCGACTCCAGCACATCCGCGGGGTCGCCGCATACCAGGCCGACCGAATCCCACGACTGGGCCAGCCGCGGCGGATAGGCCTGATCCAACACTTCGATGACGTCGGCCAGCCGCACACTCATTGGCACCTCCCAAGATTCGCGCAGGCGATCGCCTCCGAAATGGCCTGGACTAGCAGCGGCCACTCCGGGCGCACCGCCGCCCTCAGATACCGCTCGTCGAGACCGACGAACGTGTCACACCGACGAATCGCAATTCCGTTGTTCTGCAATCTCTTTCGTACCAGTTTCGCATCAGCCATGCTGAACAATACGAACGGGGCCGCACCGTCGACAACATCGGCACCCAGCGATCCCAGACCGGCCGCCATCTCGGCGCGCACAGCCACCAACCGCGCAGCACCGGCCGCGGCGTCGGCGACGGCATCGGCAGCACAACAGGCCGCGATAGCGGTCAGTTGCAGTGTGCCCACCGGCCAGTGCGCCCGCGAGGTGGTCAACCGCGCCAGCACTTCTGGCCAGCCAAGGGCATAGCCCACCCGCAACCCCGCCAACGACCACGTCTTGGTCAGACTGCGCAACACCAGCACGTCGGGCAGCGAGTCACCGGCCAGCGACTCCGCCTCGCCGGGAACCGAATCGGCGAACGCCTCGTCGACCACCAGAATCCGTCCAGGCCGGCGCAACGCGAGCAGCTGCTCACGGGTGTGCAACACCGAGGTGGGATTGGTCGGATTGCCCACCACGACCAGGTCGGCGTCCTCGGGTATGTTTAGCCCATCCAGGACGAACGGCGGCTCGAGCACAATATGGTGCACCGGCACCCCGGCCGCGGTCAGCGCCACGGCCGGCTCGGTGAACGAGGGCGCAACGATCGCCACCCGCGCCGGCCGCAGGTTGGGTAACAACGCGAACGCTTCCGCCGCCCCGGCCAGCGGCAGCACCTCATCGCGGGTTCGATGGTGGCGGTTGGCGACCGCGTCTTGGGCCCGGTGCACATCGTCGGCGCTTGGGTAGCGGGCCAGACCCGACAGCCGCTCAGCCAGCTGTTTCACCAGCCACTGCGGTGGTTGGCTATGACGGACGTTGACGGCGAAATCCAGCATGCCAGGCGTGACGGCCTGATCACCGTGATAGCGCGCCGCTGTGAGGCGAATCGCCGCGCCGTGATCCAGACTCGCCATCCGTGAAACACTAGTG is a genomic window containing:
- the cobC gene encoding Rv2231c family pyridoxal phosphate-dependent protein CobC; amino-acid sequence: MASLDHGAAIRLTAARYHGDQAVTPGMLDFAVNVRHSQPPQWLVKQLAERLSGLARYPSADDVHRAQDAVANRHHRTRDEVLPLAGAAEAFALLPNLRPARVAIVAPSFTEPAVALTAAGVPVHHIVLEPPFVLDGLNIPEDADLVVVGNPTNPTSVLHTREQLLALRRPGRILVVDEAFADSVPGEAESLAGDSLPDVLVLRSLTKTWSLAGLRVGYALGWPEVLARLTTSRAHWPVGTLQLTAIAACCAADAVADAAAGAARLVAVRAEMAAGLGSLGADVVDGAAPFVLFSMADAKLVRKRLQNNGIAIRRCDTFVGLDERYLRAAVRPEWPLLVQAISEAIACANLGRCQ